In candidate division KSB1 bacterium, the following are encoded in one genomic region:
- a CDS encoding class I SAM-dependent methyltransferase, whose amino-acid sequence MGQVILKSGREKSIIRHHPWIFSGAIERVENGINLGETVDILSANGDWLARGAYSPHSQIRVRIWSWDINEQINSEFFFNRLQRAIRMRANLIDENRITAYRLANSESDGLPGLIVDRYGDFLVCQFLSAGAEYWKNEIVGALHQLFPYANIYNRSDVEVRQKEGLSPNRGVLWGDAPPELIEIQEADVRMQVDILNGHKTGAYLDQRENRMSIAPFCQGKHVLNCFAYTGGFGLWAMRGGARHVINIESSPYFIQLAERNIVANGFNPSQFEQIPKDVFQVLRQFRELNRKFDIIVLDPPKFAESANQLSKASRGYKDINWLAFQLLDPGGLLFTFSCSGHVSLDLFQKIVADAALDAGREVQIIRYLNQSADHPISLNFPEGRYLKGIVCRVI is encoded by the coding sequence ATGGGCCAGGTCATTCTAAAATCGGGCCGCGAAAAATCAATTATTCGTCATCACCCCTGGATTTTTTCTGGAGCGATAGAACGTGTCGAAAATGGTATCAATCTGGGCGAGACAGTTGACATCTTATCAGCGAATGGAGATTGGTTGGCTCGAGGCGCTTATTCACCCCATTCGCAAATCCGCGTGCGCATCTGGAGCTGGGATATCAACGAGCAGATCAATTCTGAATTTTTCTTCAATCGGTTGCAACGAGCCATCCGAATGCGAGCGAATTTGATCGATGAAAACCGCATCACAGCTTATCGACTTGCGAATTCTGAATCAGACGGTCTGCCAGGATTAATCGTCGATCGCTATGGGGACTTTTTGGTTTGCCAATTTCTTTCGGCAGGTGCTGAGTATTGGAAGAATGAAATCGTTGGCGCGCTACATCAGCTTTTCCCATATGCAAATATTTACAACCGCTCAGATGTGGAGGTAAGGCAGAAAGAGGGGCTGTCTCCCAACCGTGGCGTGCTTTGGGGGGATGCCCCACCAGAGTTGATAGAAATCCAAGAGGCGGATGTTCGCATGCAGGTTGACATTTTGAACGGGCATAAGACAGGCGCTTATTTGGATCAACGAGAAAACCGAATGTCAATCGCCCCTTTTTGTCAAGGAAAACACGTGCTGAATTGTTTTGCCTATACGGGAGGATTTGGGCTTTGGGCAATGCGCGGAGGTGCGAGGCATGTGATCAATATCGAATCCTCTCCCTATTTTATCCAGTTAGCCGAGCGAAATATCGTAGCCAATGGTTTTAACCCAAGTCAATTTGAACAAATTCCAAAAGATGTATTTCAGGTATTGCGTCAGTTTCGCGAGCTCAACCGCAAATTTGACATCATCGTCCTCGATCCCCCTAAGTTTGCTGAATCCGCCAACCAACTTTCAAAGGCCAGTCGCGGATATAAAGATATCAATTGGCTTGCGTTTCAATTATTAGATCCTGGCGGATTGCTTTTTACGTTTTCTTGTTCGGGCCATGTTTCTCTAGACTTATTTCAAAAAATCGTTGCTGACGCTGCTCTGGATGCTGGTCGTGAGGTGCAAATAATTCGATATCTGAATCAGTCAGCCGATCACCCGATTTCGCTGAATTTTCCTGAGGGGAGATATTTAAAAGGGATTGTTTGTCGGGTGATTTAA